The Helianthus annuus cultivar XRQ/B chromosome 16, HanXRQr2.0-SUNRISE, whole genome shotgun sequence genome includes a window with the following:
- the LOC110919398 gene encoding uncharacterized protein LOC110919398: protein MGASNISIGMRDFQDCISDLEVFDINSSGLHYTWNQKPKNGAGLLKKIDRVMGNIPFVDMFPNSVAFFHPYRISDHCPCLLKIPMPDKNKHRPFKFANFLVYKPGFIEAVKKVWDTHIEGVQQLRVVKKLRLLKKPLRALLYQQGNLHKKVEELRSKLDAVQWDIDSNPLNVILREQEMKISADFQEACLDEERFLKQKSKVDWLRAGDANTAFFHASLKSRNHTTRIDVITNTEGILFEGENVSKAIVAHYEKFLGSEDDIAIRPSHDLFQTS from the coding sequence ATGGGAGCTTCAAACATTTCGATTGGCATGAGAGATTTTCAAGATTGCATTTCGGATTTAGAGGTGTTTGACATAAATAGCTCGGGTTTGCATTACACGTGGaaccaaaaaccaaaaaatgGTGCCGGTTTGCTAAAGAAAATTGACAGAGTCATGGGTAATATTCCTTTTGTGGATATGTTCCCCAATTCGGTGGCTTTTTTCCATCCGTATCGTATATCGGATCACTGTCCTTGTTTGCTAAAGATCCCTATGCCGGATAAAAATAAACATAGACCGTTCAAATTCGCAAATTTCTTGGTTTATAAGCCGGGCTTTATTGAAGCAGTTAAAAAGGTTTGGGATACTCATATCGAAGGGGTTCAGCAACTTCGAGTGGTGAAAAAGCTTCGATTGCTAAAGAAGCCGCTTCGTGCACTTCTGTATCAGCAAGGTAATCTGCACAAGAAAGTGGAGGAGCTCCGGTCAAAGTTGGATGCGGTTCAGTGGGATATTGATAGTAACCCGTTAAATGTCATTCTTCGTGAGCAAGAGATGAAGATATCGGCTGATTTTCAAGAGGCTTGTCTAGATGAGGAGCGGTTcttaaaacaaaaatcaaaagtgGATTGGCTTCGCGCGGGGGATGCTAATACGGCATTCTTTCATGCTTCCTTGAAGAGCAGAAATCATACTACCAGAATTGATGTTATTACTAATACGGAAGGGATTCTGTTTGAGGGCGAGAATGTGTCTAAGGCAATTGTTGCTCATTATGAAAAATTCCTTGGAAGTGAAGATGATATAGCTATTCGACCTTCGCATGATTTGTTTCAAACAAGTTGA